The genomic stretch gaaaagaaatcatatataaaaacatatatttccttTCACCTCCATTTCCCTTGATTTTTCCTTCAGTGACAGCCATCCAGGTTCTCTTGTCTTATTTATATAGGTGTTGAACTAGGTGGTGAATCTTTTCTATTCAATAAATATACTATTTGTTATAGATGCTATGCTATCTTGACAAGATTCCACCTTCAGGGCTGAAGGCTTTATTTCCCAGGTGATGGGAAATTGTAGACTTGACAACTTTCAGGTATAAGCTGTCTTTGGGAATTGCCTCTGATGAAGAAAGTGACTTGGCATAAGGTTGTATATTTCTCTTGGGGACAGTAGCAGTATGGAGGATTGGTCCCCTGCTTCAACTTGGAACAACTATGAAGCTTCCCATGGGAGTCAGCTAAGTGTGATATTGTTTTTTTCACAGCTCTCAACTGTCTTTCCCTTGATGTTATAGTCTTTGACTACATGCAGAATTAGTGAGGAAGGGTGATACTTTTTGGTTGAGTTTGTCTTTGTGAACTTATTTTACAGAATTCAATTtaactttcaaagaaaatgagGTTAAGTTGCATATTTTTCCCTCCAAAGGTGCATGGGGAATAAGTCCTTATTGTGACTACATCAGAGCCCAGTTTCTCCCTCCACCCATTCCTCCTTTCTTCCATTCCCCCATGAAGATGGATCCCAAGATCCTTTCCTAATCACATCCGGTACACTTATTTCCATCTCAGAATTTATATCCTAGGGAACCCACTCTACCTCTTAgaactatttatatttataagtGAGCTATGAGTCACATAATATTGAGAACCACTATGCTGTTACCTACTCTTGTTGGCATTGCCTATAAAAATACTTCTTTCTAATACATGCTGCCTTCTGTGTGATATGTTAACATGTGTCTAGGGGAATATGCAAGGAGAAATGGGCCTCAACCATGGAGATTGCATTGACCTAAGAGGGAACTGATTAACTGTGTGGGAACTGTGTTTCTGCAGTAAGCAGAAACTTACTACTGCTTGATGACAAGAAGTATGTTTTTCTCCTCAAACCACAAAGACCTTCCAGTGCTATGGGATAAGACATTCCAGTCTTCCTTCTGACCCTCCTTCCCTTTTACTAGTAATAATGACTTCAGTTCTGTGCCATCAGAAATTTCAACCTCTCTCCTTTGCTTCACTATTGGGCAAGAGTAGTCCCTAGCTTCAGTGGTATAAGATATTTGAAGCCATGGGCAGCAGTGACCCCATTGGTTTCAAAGTGGCACTTCAGCCTTTATTCCTTGACCCATTCCTAGGAATCAACCTAGTCATGGTTGCAAAGGAATGAGGTACTCCTGCTTTCTTCTCAGGGAACTGAACTCATGCCAGTAGCTCACACAGCATCAGAAAGGTATACATGATGGAAGAAAAGGCCAATGGATTTTGTCACACATGGCTCCAGGTATGGAGGAACAGAGGCACTTAGTATGGTGACCTTGATGGTAGCATAGGTATCCAAGGCCATTTGGGATAGAGGTCCATTAAAGTGATCAAGTCACACTACATGACTGAACATTGGGGAGTTGCCAGGCTTCTTTTGGCAACAGGAACAGATAATACAATGCCCACAAATATTGATGCTCAATACATACCTATTGAACACAGAGTGACTACTATCAACTGGAAATTAAACCATCAACAGTATAGACATGGTCCTCTCTGCTCTTGGAGAGCTTAGAGTCTGAAGGGGATAAGATAGCAATCCTATAGCAAAGAGAGCATGTGAGCCACCCTAGGCCCCTGCTCAGGTTAAGGAAGATAGGAATATTTCAGAGCCCAGTTATACTGTTCATGAGGAATCAGTGATGTTGTtattaatattgtttttgttatttacaCCTCTTGTCTTTCTAGTGTCATAGTCTTTGAGTACACAGAAAAAGGTAATATTCTCTGGTTGTATTTGTCTTTGTGAACTTATTTAACCAGTTACAGTTTCATTTTCCAAGAAATGAAGTGGTGTATTTTTCCCTCAAAATATGCAGGGGGGAAAAAGGCACATGACATATTAGGcaacatttaataaatttaataaattaataggaAATATCACAAAAACCTGGAATGGATAACATACAggaatcaggaataagacaacaTTTTGCAACCACTCACAAAAAGTACCACTTGATGAAGGAAGATTTACAGGAAATAATATAAGGCAGTCCATTGCACGTGTCttaaacagatatatatatataatagtacaTCAAAATGATCTGTTTGACAATAAATTCACCATGTTTACACTTATCACATggactttaaaacatttataaaagttgTAGATTTAACATTGAACTGTAAGATTTATATCCAAATGAATATACTTATTTCATACCAAACTGCACAGAACTTACGAATAACACATGATTTTAGAATAATTACTGTGTTGGGTACTAATAAGTACTACTGTTTGATGACATAAGAATTATTAACAAATGTGCTATAAGCTATTATCATTCAACTTATTGCTAGTGCTTTTGAAAATCAgtggtttatattttctttgtaaaacatGTGCTATGAGCTTGCCCTGATAGTTCAGGAAAGAAATCAgatgtttccaattttctctATACTCACAATACTTCAGATCTGATTGCATGGTCTTTTTAAAGACTGCCAAAGGATGTGCATTTAAGTCATTCTTATAACACCTACTCTGCCTTACATTAATACAAATCGATGGATTCATGCAACATACATGGCGTACATGCAGGACACCATGTATGTGCAGAACTCATGCTCAATGCATGCTATGTTTTTTCAGACATTTTCGTTTCAGTAAGAATTAGGTCTCATTCAATTTCATATAATTGTGTTTAACATGCAGTTCGACAGAGCAGGTAGACTTTACTTTCATGTTATAATTGGGCATGCTCAAGCAATTGACTGGCATTTGGCAGTGTTGCAAACCACTTAGGGACTGTATGAGTTTCCTCAAATACAGCATCTCTCCCACTGCCCTTGTGGCAGATTGTTGGATTTATCTATGCTGTGTGTTGAGGACAAACACCGGGGATTTTAGAAATTTGGATTCTGCCTTCACCAATTTCAAGATACTCTAAAGTGTGTAAGTAACTGTCAGGCATAAAAAATAGCATTATGAAATCttcagaaatagatccacaaTTGTGTGAAATGGACACACATGGAAATATAGTTACTGGAAACACTTGTATACTCTGCACACAGCATAGACTTAATGGTCTGACTTTAGTAATGTTTGAAAACCTTTCATGGTTAACAAACTAGTAAAATGGTACTGAATTCTTAGAGAGCAACAGGCCCACGAATGAAATAAGGCCAACACTGATTGTTAACACAACACTATATTTAACAAAGGTTTAAACTTCTGGTACGTAATTGCAGTACAATGAAGAGCTTGCCACTTTCACAAATTAGCTGCAGCCTTTCCCTGCACTAGAGAGTTTGGAAGGATCTGAAAATGAGATATTTTGTTTGAAATCCAAATGGaaactctgtatttcttttttttctagagtTCAGTAAAAGCttctttaattacttttttttttttcacattctaagGGCCCAGTTCTGTAGTCCTTAATCAAGTAAAACTTTCAAAGTCTTCGGcatctgcttccaatgcaagttTTACTCAAAAATGGACTGCTAAATTAGGTCCTATAGATAGAGGTACCATAACtaatatactattttaataaGGCTCAAAAATGCTAATTTCATTTTGTGTGTAGCACACAAATTTCCAGGATCCTGATATCAAAACCCAATAGATGTTGAATCCTGGATTGGGAAATAACTCTGGGATTTTGTTTCCCAGTTTAATCATGAAATAGGTATTTACTAAGGACCAGAATGAAGACACTAATTCCAGTTTGCTTGTCATTATAATCAGAATTTGAACATTATAAGAAGTGAAAAGCTATTGTTGGTGTATATATCTCTTGTCATCCTTCCACTTCTGTAGTTCCGGTTAACTAGCTGCTATATTAAAATGCCACTATGTTTGGGGACAGACATTGCAGTAAAATATCAACACAACATTCTGACAATGTCAAAATTTCCCCTGTGTGTGACAAGAAATAAGTTCTGCCTTTGACTCACTAATAGTTGTGGTAGAGTTTCAGAAGGCAGAACCTATTTTACCGTATTTATGTGTGTAGATGAGCAGAGCAAGAATTTAAAGTGCATATTTACTGTTAACCTGGAAAAAAGAGTCCACCGAATTTGTTCAATTTTGGTGTGGTTGAAAACCACTGTCATGTGTATCATTCTGGTCTCCTGCAAATGCCACCTGAGGTGAACATCAATGTTTCCttatatgcaaaagaaaaagagagaggagagagagaaagaaaaaagggagggaaggagggatggaAGGGGGGGAAATCAACATTTTTTCATCAATCAAAATAAGTTATTCTCAATCTATTATAAACAGTAAATATAGAACCCTAAATCTCACTATTGTAAGCATGATTGTAAAGTACAGGATTGCAaagctatatataaaacacacttTTCAGACGGCAATATTTACATTAGTTATGACTGGCAGAATTAAAGAACAATTTCCTACATTTGTAGCTTTACCATAGGAAAAGACTGTGCTGCTCTTTCTTACACACTACTAATCCTTTCACTAATCACATTGGAGGGATTAACCGGTAGCTCCAAATTCTCAACTTGCATCTCTATACCAGGCTCCTTGTCATCAGCTTTCTTAATTACTGGTTCATTGGTGTGCCGGTAAATGTTAACATTAAGCTCCCTCCCAGACAACGCAGTGGCAGCAACTCTCGGGATTTGTCTGATTGGAGGCTTTCTATCTGCCTTATAATTGCAGCGCAAATAGTTGGAGAAAGCCCTTCGGTAAACTTTGTTGAAAAGAGTGTACACCAGAGGATTAATTCCTGAACAAACATAGCCAATCCAAACAAACACATTCAGAAGCTTTTCCATGAGCTTTTGATTACAAGCTTTCCCACAAAGAACCGacaaaatattagtaataaaAAACGGGCACCACATGatcagaaacacaaagaaaacaatgCCAAGGACCTTCGAGGCTTTCCGTTCATTGTTGATAGCTTGCATGGTGCCCCTAGGccgtctttctttcttcttccttcggCGTGGGTTCAAACCTTCGTTCGGGTTTGCAGAGTTCTCTTCATCTGTGTTTGTCTTGCAGCATTTCAGGAAATTCAGGTTTATTCCAGGCGGTTCCTCAGTGTGGCCGTGCAGTAACATCAGAGCTTGTCGGTGAAGGACGTGAATCGTCAGACAGTAGGTAATCACCATGATTGTCAGCGGTATGAAGAAAGCTACGAAGGATCCAATAAGAACGAAATTTGGGTCATTCAGCACACAGGTGGTGTTGTTGACGAACACCTTGTCTTCATCCCTCAGTCCAATCACTGGGATAGGAACTGATACACCTACaggaacaaaaaaagaagatatgaCATTGTTACAGCATATGGAAGCATTGAACAGATTTGTACAGTGGGATACATTCAATTGAATATCACTGGAGAAAATTTAGATCTGATATTTGTTGAAAGCTATTCACAGCATAAAGTGATAGTCACATGAAAGAGTAACAGTATGATATCAGAAAATGACAGCTTTTTTTCAAGTTAGGAATGCCTTCTCACCAATTTTCTGTAAAAGACTTGGAATTACCATTACTGAGATAATTATAAGTATGGTTATACATAACAGTGAATATGCCTTTTTTGTTTTAGCTCCAATTCCTAGAAATGTCCCAGCTCATAGAAGGcattcactaaatatttgttgaatgaataaatttgtgTCTGTATTCAATGACATCAATAAATTCAATTGTTCATTTTTAACATTCCAAATGCAATAAAAATGATGTGCATACCACCTAGGAGTAATTGCATATCAGCACTGACTAGACTGAGTTTGAGATGAGTTTTTAGCTAAGGAAATCCTTTCCTGAGGGAAGTGGTCAAGAAGAGGAACTTCTGTGGGTGAGTCCTTTGGAGACAGAGCCTGGAAGCTCTGGAGTTTTTTGGAGATGAAGAGGGTAGTATGCCCCTCAAATAGGAATTAGATCTGACCACAATGCAGACATAGTCTCTATGCAGAAACTGAAGGAATTGTCTTTTTAGTAAGCATTTTCCTGAGACTCTGGGAGAGATACAGTCCTCCCATTTACGTGTGGAGTTTTgaactcatttgttttttttcttttaaattttagtttattttttaactttacaatattgtattggttttgccatatatcaacatgaatccgccccaggtatacacgtgttccccatcctgaaccctcctccctcctccctccctggataagaatactgctgctgctgctaagtcgcttcagtcgtgtctgactctgtgcgaccccatagatggcagcccaccaggctcccctgtcctccctgggattctccaggcaagagcactggagtgggttgccatttccttctccaatgtatgaaagtgaaaagtgaaagtgaagtcgctcagtcgtgtctgactcctagcgaccccatggactgtagcccaccaggcccctccatccatgggattttccaggcaagagtactggagtggggtgccattgccttctccgaagaatacTGAGAGGTGTTCATCTAGGTAAGCACCTCCACTAATAAAGAAGCTCACAGGCAGAAAATATCAATAAGAAGATGGGAGCAGAATCTTGTGCCTagaaatttttggaaatcattgtGGTAAATCATTATGGTAGATCTTGAAGAGGTCTATCATCAATAAGCAGAGATA from Bubalus bubalis isolate 160015118507 breed Murrah chromosome X, NDDB_SH_1, whole genome shotgun sequence encodes the following:
- the HTR2C gene encoding 5-hydroxytryptamine receptor 2C, giving the protein MVNLRKAVHSFLVHLIGLLVWQCDISVSPVAAIVTDIFNTSDGGRFKFPDGVQNWPALSIVIIIILTIGGNILVIMAVSLEKKLHNATNYFLMSLAIADMLVGLLVMPLSLLAILYDYVWPLPRYLCPVWISLDVLFSTASIMHLCAISLDRYVAIRNPIEHSRFNSRTKAIMKIAIVWAISLGVSVPIPVIGLRDEDKVFVNNTTCVLNDPNFVLIGSFVAFFIPLTIMVITYCLTIHVLHRQALMLLHGHTEEPPGINLNFLKCCKTNTDEENSANPNEGLNPRRRKKKERRPRGTMQAINNERKASKVLGIVFFVFLIMWCPFFITNILSVLCGKACNQKLMEKLLNVFVWIGYVCSGINPLVYTLFNKVYRRAFSNYLRCNYKADRKPPIRQIPRVAATALSGRELNVNIYRHTNEPVIKKADDKEPGIEMQVENLELPVNPSNVISERISSV